The genomic DNA gacaatagctggtcaaaggttagtggtggcaatcgcaggtggaaaaataagccgttgaccaacatctaccGGCATTTTCCAGACTCTAGCAGCTTCCAGCTCCTGGGTGAggtttggttttaacaccttttcttggtggttgctctcctgggcagagaaatgttgtcttttgtgtgtaatgttttgatggaactggtggcaacttattggtcatgtgacgcttgtcttccaatgctaaggccaaacattgcagcacctggttatggcgccaagtaaactgtccttggctaagactcaccttacatcctgtcaaaatgtgccttaatgttgaacacaaaggacatgagggatcctctcctacccagaagtttaggttctgtggtgatgggataacatcatatgttgacctgatgaggaaactgatcctgctctgttccactgtccataggtcttgccagccaatcttgtgtttttccacactctcccatctcatccacgcacctcatcctctcctcctgtttttgcacTTCATTgattaccagcttcctccgttgagccagggctgccttgtgccatgtaggaggattTGAACaaagaccaagaccccctcttccatgctgaacttgccccatgatatcacctaTTCATAGGGCAGCTCTTGGGTGCAAGATGTGCTATGTAAAATGTTGCAGTTCTATTAAAAGCATAGTTGTTTGAATACAAAGTGAGAAATGATATGCTGGGGAAGCAGAGATGACTGTTTCTATAGTCTGCGGTACAAACACACTTTTTCTGTGTCTGTTTGGTATTTTTTGGATTTGGTATCCTAGACTGGAGCAGCATTCATTCAGAAGACCTTGAAGAACTTGACAACAAGCACAGGTGCTGTGTCTGTGGTTCACAGTACTGACCTGGTGCTGGAGGCTGTTGTGGAGAACCTGCAGGTTAAACATGAACTCTTCAAGACTCTGGACAAGTTTGCCCCAGAGTAAGTACCCCTCTATCTCACACCTGTCCAGGACGTTTCACATGTACTGAAACGGCAAGTTAGAATAAAGGGACCAGcagccatataaagatgtgaAATTCACAAAAGGGACATGGTCCCTCATGTTGATGGCAGTTGGAACTAGTatcaatataaataaaaagtgGGGGCCAAATGTGACCTGTTTAACTTAGCCTATTTTATATTCCATCTTTACGTGGCTCACCCCCCTTGTCTTTTGCCTGTAAAGGTGTCCATTGCTGAATTGTTTGGTGGTTTATGTGATGGACTAAGTTGAGGACTCAGTATATTCCCTAACGGTAATTATTGTTATTTGGGGTTTTGATGTATTTTTACTGGATTGACCCACTGTTACTGCATAATATATGAAGGTTTTGTGCAACTCATTCTTAATGCTTTTTCAGGTTTTGGTAAAGGATATGCAACGCCCTGGTGTGACTTAGTTTATTCTTGTTCCATTTCCAGGCACACTGTATTTGCCAGCAACACCTCTTCACTGCCTATCACAGAAATAGCAAATTCTACAACCAGACAAGATAGATTTGGGGGCCTTCACTTTTTCAACCCAGTTCCCTTAATGAAGCTGGTGGAGGTACGTAGATGGATTGAAAATGATAAGATCCAAAAATTGcatgtgtgatgcactgccatttcAAATTCGGGGTTAAAAAACTTCAAACTACACATGCAGAAGAGCCTGGATAGTAGTAGttaacataagaacaaaagaaagtttacaaacgagaggaggccattcagcccatcttgctcgtttggttgttagtagcttattgatcccagaatctcattaagcagcttcttgaaggatcccagggtgtcagcttcaacaacattactggggagttggttccagaccctcacaattctctgtgtaaaaaagtgcctcctattttcttttctgaatgccccgttatctaatctccatttgtgacccctggtccttgtttcttttttcaggtcaaagaagtcccctggctcgacattgtctataccttttaggattttgaatgtttgaatcagatcgccgcgtagtcttctttgttcaagactgaatagattcaattcttttagcctgtctgcatatgacatgccttttaaacccaggataattctggttgctcttctttgcactctttctagagcagcaatatcctttttgtaacgaggtgaccagaactgaacacaatattctaggtgaggtcttactaatgcattgtaaagttttaacattacttcccttgatttaaattcaacattcctcacaatatatccgagcatcttgttggcattttttatagcttccccacattgtccagaggatgacatttctgagtcaacataaactcctaggtctttttcatagattccttcttcaatttcattgtatcccatgtgatatttataatgcacatttttattgcctgcgtgtagtactttacacttttctctattaaatttcatttgctatgtgtctgcccagttctgaatgctgtctagatcattttgaatgacctttgctgctgcaacagcgtttgccactcctcctattcttgtgtcgtctgcaaatttaacgagtttgcttatataccagaatctaaatcattaatgtagattaggaatagcaaattacctaatactgatccctgtggtacaccactggttacctcgctccattttgaggtttctcctctaatcagtactttctgtttgctacatgttaaccactccataatccatgtgcatgcatttccttgaatccctactgcgtttagtttgagaattaatcttttatgcgggactttgtcaaaagctttctggaaatctaaataaaccatgtcgtatgctttgcaattatccattttcaatgttgcatcctcaaaaaagtcaagtaggttagttagacacgatctccctttcctaaaaccgtgctgtctgtctcccaggatattgttaccatatagttGTTAGTTGTTAACTTAGTTGTCGGTTTGCTCCCTGTTACttgctcttttttttattaattaaatatacatatttttgtatacaatAATTCTTAACTTTTCTTTCTATTTCTAGGTCATTCAGACACCGATGACAAGTCAAACAACTTTTGATGCTCTGCAGGATTTCTGCAAAGCATTAGGGAAATATCCTGTATCTTGCAAAGTAAGATCAATCGAGCTTCCTTTGTACTTTACTTTTATACAGTCTTTGACAGAAATGACTAGATGCCTGTGTTCTAAGACTCTGCAAGCAATCTGTAAGAGACAATGCCCCACTCTACTCACATTGAGATCAGTACATAGAATGGATGGTATGAATTGTTTTTGTTCCCCACCAAAATAATTTGTGGCACTTTATTATTTctggttgttgttattattattattattattctttatttcttagcagacacccttatccagggcacttTAATTAAAACTGAATCCTAGGAtaggttgcaaaaaaaaaaaaaaaacttgattggTGCTTTATATTTGTCAAACATTGTAATATTCCACTTTTTAAAATCACTAATTTCCACCATTTTGTTTCCTCTTTTcatatatatctgtctatctatctatctatctatatcattTTCTCCCCTATAGGATAGCCCTGGATTTATTGTAAACCGTCTGCTTGTGCCCTATATGATGGAAGTCATAAGACTACATGAAAGAGGTAAGATAGTTCCTTTGATACTTGTTAAACCATTTAACATTGTCAGCTAATTTTGGGCCTTACTATAATCAAACTTTGGTCAGGTATTTATACCAGCAACTAGCAAAAAATATCCATTAGATCAGTGCTTCTCAAACTTGGACCGCGCCCCCTaactcttgtctgtggtacttgacacCCCCTCTCCTCCACACACATGTACATATACCACAGTGTTAATTTagtctgcattttttattttagtcagtGTTAGTCAAGTTGACGAAAACGTTGCGTAATTTTAGTCTAGTCTAATTGTCGTTCTCTTCATCCAGTTGACTGAAATGGTGAGATGTTTTATTCGAGTTTGTCAATGGATGTTTTTGGAGTCAGTCTTAGTCTAGTCAACTCAAATTGTCTAGGTTTTAATGTAGTCTTGTCAACAGAAATGTAGTCTTGTATCATGGTTGTTGGTGTATCCAGATCAGAACTTTTAAATGCAGCAGAGGCAGGATAAgaaaaacaatatactgtatatttacatttcTGTATATAGCAAACATAAACACCTTTAGTttcatgtttataaaaaatgGAATAAACATACTAAAATGTTtctacaatgtttttatttttgcattaacagtttaattaactGTATAATagcaaaaatctaaattatactcactttgagtatagataagctctggaccagtaaactttcttattcagtaacacGAGTCAGTTGTGGTACCTATAggtgagtgtttcattctaaaagcagcACAACAATTCAGTGCTTCATCAATGTTAGAAGCAATAGTCCAATAATTGTTTATCTCAATCATAGGTGTCTAACTGTTAAAGTGGgggcaaactgaaggactaactACCGAGCATAGAGAGGCAAATTTattacagtgcactctgtttataaggatcactgatataagaattaACCGCATaaagtgatcaaaaccactggaacaaaatcattcctat from Acipenser ruthenus chromosome 2, fAciRut3.2 maternal haplotype, whole genome shotgun sequence includes the following:
- the LOC117409124 gene encoding hydroxyacyl-coenzyme A dehydrogenase, mitochondrial-like, which codes for MVKVKTGAAFIQKTLKNLTTSTGAVSVVHSTDLVLEAVVENLQVKHELFKTLDKFAPEHTVFASNTSSLPITEIANSTTRQDRFGGLHFFNPVPLMKLVEVIQTPMTSQTTFDALQDFCKALGKYPVSCKDSPGFIVNRLLVPYMMEVIRLHERGHGSKEDIDLAMRLGAGYPMGPFELLDYVGLDTCKFIIDDWHKMDPDNPLFASSPVLNKLVEEGKLGKKTGEGFYK